In Caldalkalibacillus thermarum, a single window of DNA contains:
- a CDS encoding LacI family DNA-binding transcriptional regulator: MKPTIYDVAKEAQVSIATVSKVINDTGRISEKTRKRVLEAMEKLRYQPSVVASALTGKRTNTLGLLIPDLANPFFAEVARHVEDRGQEKGFNVIMCSTDYNPANIRWSSKERIRGYREALEAAEIGFDEDLVFISNSTIEAGKRVAGELLDAGPHPTAIFALNDVLAIGTIKAVRERGLKIPEDIAIVGFDDTILATIVDPPLTTVAQPIRDMGYQAMDLLIEKIEGQENTTKRIILSPQLMIRQTTCPLT, translated from the coding sequence ATGAAACCGACCATTTATGATGTGGCTAAAGAGGCTCAGGTCTCTATTGCGACTGTATCGAAGGTGATTAATGATACGGGCCGCATTAGTGAAAAAACCAGGAAACGTGTTCTGGAAGCCATGGAAAAGTTGCGGTACCAGCCAAGTGTGGTCGCTTCTGCACTAACAGGAAAGCGTACCAATACCCTCGGCTTGCTCATTCCCGACCTGGCCAACCCGTTTTTTGCTGAAGTCGCCCGTCATGTGGAAGACCGGGGGCAAGAAAAAGGATTTAATGTGATCATGTGCAGCACGGATTATAACCCGGCCAATATACGCTGGAGCAGTAAGGAACGCATCCGTGGCTACCGCGAAGCCTTGGAAGCGGCAGAAATTGGTTTTGATGAAGATCTGGTCTTCATCAGTAACTCCACAATCGAAGCCGGGAAACGTGTGGCCGGAGAACTCCTTGATGCTGGTCCTCATCCTACAGCGATATTTGCCCTGAACGATGTATTAGCCATTGGGACGATTAAAGCTGTCCGGGAAAGGGGATTAAAGATCCCTGAAGATATCGCAATCGTTGGCTTTGATGACACCATTTTGGCGACCATTGTCGATCCTCCGCTGACCACTGTTGCCCAACCCATACGGGACATGGGGTATCAAGCCATGGATTTGCTGATTGAAAAGATTGAAGGCCAAGAGAACACCACTAAACGAATCATTT
- a CDS encoding aldehyde dehydrogenase family protein, which translates to MKIWEDEIFAPVLSYVRVNTLEEAIEVANQSRFANGACLFTQNGHYVRQRW; encoded by the coding sequence ATGAAGATCTGGGAAGACGAAATCTTTGCCCCTGTTTTGTCCTATGTCCGGGTCAATACGCTGGAAGAAGCGATTGAAGTGGCCAATCAATCCCGCTTTGCTAACGGGGCGTGTCTGTTCACCCAAAACGGCCACTATGTCCGGCAGCGCTGGTAG